The genomic segment GGCGCGGCAGCAGACTCTCGGGATCGAGCGGACCAAGAAGGAAGCCGAGCTCTCCCAGGAGCGCGACATCGCCAACAAGACCGCGAGCACCCGCGCCGAGGTCGCAACCGCGACGCAGACCGCGCGCCTGACCGAGGAGAATGCCCGCATCGACACCGACAGGGCGGTTGCCGAGAAGGAGGCCGGCGCAAAGCAGGTCAAGGAAACCGCGGTCATCGAGTCGGACCTCGCGATCAACAAGCGCAAGACCGACGCCCAGCGCGAGATCCAGATCGCGACGCAGGAGAACGAGATCCAGATCGCAGCGAAGAGCAAGCAGACTTCGGAAGCCGTTGCCGAGGCCAAGGCCGCCGAAGCGCTCGCCGTCTCGGCCGAAGAAAAGGTCGTGACTGCACGCGCGGTCGAGGTCGCCGATCGCGCCCGTCTCACCCAGGTGCTCGCCGCGCGGACCGAGGCCGAGCGCAAGTCGACCGAATTGATCGTTGCGGCCGAAGCCGAGAAGAAGGCCTCGCTCGACCGCGCCGAGGCCGTCAAGACGCTGGCCACGGCGGAAGCCGAATCCAACAAGATCAAGGCAGTCGGCGTGCGCAATATCGGCGAGGCGGAAGCTGCCGTCATCACCATGAAGAACGAGGCGCAGAACAAGCTCGGCAGCAACGTGATCGATTTCGAGATCGCCAAGAAGCGGATCGAGACCATGCCCTCGGCCCTGGCCGAGATGGTGAAGCCGATCGCGAACCTCAAGGACGTCCGCATCCTGCACACCGGCGGCGCGTTCGGCGGCAACGGCGCCGGCGGAGGCAATGTGGGCTTCGGCGAGGGTCTCGCCGGCGAGCTGCTCAAGGTGCATGCGCTGCGCCCGATGATCGACGAGATCCTGCGCCAGAGTGGCTTTGCACCGGGCGACGATCCCGTCAAGGCGCTGGTCGGCGCCGTGACGGGCAAGAGCAACGGCGCGGCCGTGCCGGCGCCGGTGCCGGAGAAAACAAGCCCTGCCGAACTATGAATGCCCGTTCATTGCTGCGGAGAATTCCAACCGATAAACAGGCTGGGCGCGTCTCGCGTCGCGCAAACGTTCGGAAGTCCAGACCGATCGTCTCTTGAATCGTTCGATCTCGCTCCGGACTTGTCTTGAGGCAACGTTTTGTTTGCCGCAGCGCCTGCGTCGATCGACGTCGGGCGCTGAGACCTGTTTCGATCGGAGAATTTCACATGAAGCAATTTCTGTCTGGACTGATCGCCGTCAGTCTTTCGATCGCCGCTGCGCCGTCGCTTGCGGCCGATGCCCGCAACGTCACGGTCGTCAACGAGACCGGCTATGCCATCAAGTTCCTCGGCTTCAACGCGCCGGATGACGGGCTGGACGAATGGGAGAACGCACTCGACAAGGTGTTGCAGAACCAGGCCAGCACCTATGTCGAGTTCGACGACGACGACGAGGGCTGCGTCTGGAACATTCGCGTCGATTGGCAGAACTACGACGAGTCGGTGCTGTGGAAGAACGTCAATCTCTGCAAGTTCACCGCGCTCCGCTTGCGTTACGACCTCGGCACCAAGACCACCTCGTTCCTCGCCGAATAGTCTTTGCCCGGAAGGGCCGGAGGAGAGGCCATTCCAGGCCCCTCCCGAGCGCGTTGCGGATGATGACGAATTCGTCCTTTGCAAGCGCAAGCGGCTTTGTTATACGCAGCCGCGCGCGAACGAATGGTTCGCCTTTTCCTCGGTAGCTCAGCGGTAGAGCATCCGACTGTTAATCGGATGGTCGCTGGTTCGAATCCAGCCCGGGGAGCCAAATCTTTCAGATATTTCAATGATTTGTGTCCGCCTCCTCACGCGGCGCGCGATCTGCTTTCCCTGATCTTTGAACATTGCACCCGTGGTCCGGCGCGGAATCGGGGTCAAACAGATGTGTTTGCGTCGGCGTCGTCTCGCCATTGGGACGACTCAATTCACGTCGAGCGTGGATTTGCCGGACATTTGCGGAGCTGATTCCCATGCCAGAGATCCAGGTCGACCGTTCGGATATCGCCCCCTCGATTCTGCCGGCCGGCATTCCCGAGCTCAGCGACGATCAATGCCTCGCTTGTCTCGCGCGCGCAGTCGAGGCGCCGGATTCGGCTAGGCTGGACGAGGTCGCTGCCCTGATCGGCCGCCTGGCGGTCGCCATCGAATAGGGCTGGTCGGGCCCCATCAGGCGGGCTGCGGAGCGCGGTGCGCCACCGCCAACGGCCATGTTGCGTTTTGACCGAGCATGCTCCAAAGATGCCGCGATTTTTCTCCGCGGCATCGTCCGCATTGCAGGGTCCGCAAATGTCCGGTTTTTCGACCGCGCGCCAAAAAATGGTCGATGGCCAGGTGCGCACCAATGACGTCACCGACCGTCGTGTTCTCGATGCCATGCTCACGGTGCCGCGCGAAGCCTTTGTGCCGGCCGGCAGGCAGGCGCTGGCCTACCTCGATCTCGATCTCGACGTGAGCGAAGGCACCGCCAAGCGGTTTTTGATCAAGCCGGCGCTGACCGGCAAGCTGCTTCAGGCCGCCGAAATCGGCGAGGGTGACAACGTGCTGGTCGTCGGCTGCGCCACCGGCTATCTCGCCGCACTGGCCGCTAAGCTGGCGCGGCAGGTCACGGCGACCGAGTGCGATTCGGCTTTGGCCGCCAAGGCCGGGGACGCCTTCACCGCCCAGGGGCTGGCCAATGTCGCCTGCAAGGCGGCGGCCTGTACCGACGGGGATCCCGCTGCCGCGCCCTATGATGTGATTGTCCTCAACGGGGCGGCCGAAGTGCTGCCGGAAGCTCTGCTCGGGCAGCTGAAGGAGGGTGGGCGCCTGGTGGGGGTGTCGGCCGAATCGAGGCCGCGGCGCGCCGTGATTGTGACCCGTACCCACGGCGAATTCGGCCACCGGGCGCTGTTCGACGCCGCCGCCCCGGTCCTTCCCGGGCTGGAGCGCGCGGCTGCGTTTGTCTTCTGACGGCCCCAAAGCCGCCCCAAATCCCGTTCTGAATCAGAAGTGTGGCCGGGATGCTGCACGTGAAGAGTTTCCACTGAGAACTACCCTCGGGTAGTTCCGTCGCGCTTGGCCGCGTCCTATGTTGCGGCGGGGCAACGACTCCACTGATACGGTAACCCAGCTCGCGGGCACGAGTCGGGCGTTAGAATGAACGGAATTTCACGGATGCATGGGGTGAAGCTCTTCACCGGAGCTGCGGTTTCGGTCCTGCTGCTGGCGCTTGCCGGGCCGACGCCTGCCTTGGCGGATACGATCGATGGCGCGCTGGTGCGCGCCTATCAAAACAATCCGCAGCTCAACGCGCAGCGTGCCCAGGTGCGCTCGACCGACGAAAACGTGCCGCAGGCCTTGTCTGGCTATCGTCCTCGGGTGTCGATGACCGCGAGCGGTGGCTATCAATACCAGGATCTGCAGAGCGGCGTCGGCACTAACTCAATCCACGGAACCACCTTACCTCGCAGCGCTGGAATTACCGCTTCGCAGACACTCTACAATGGCAATCAGACCGCTAACAGAACGCGGGCGGCGGAGAGCCAGGTGTCCGGTGCTCGCGAAGCGCTGCGCAGCCTCGATCAAAGTGTGCTGCTTCAGGCCGCGACGACCTACATGGACTATCTGCGCGATGCGGCCACGCTTGAAGTCCAGCGCAGTAACGTGCGCGTGCTCGAGCAGACGTTGAAGCAAACCCGCGATCGCTTCAACGTCGGCGAAGTGACTCGCACAGACGTTGCGCAATCGGAAGCACAGCTGGCCGCCGGCAGGACGCAGGCCCTTACCGCGGAAGCAAATCTCACCACCACGCGCGCAAACTTCCGCCGCATCATCGGCAACGAGCCGGCAAATCTTGCACCCGGATCACCTGTCGATCGTTTCCTCCCCGCAACGCTTGCCGCAGCGATCGAGCTTGGCCTGATCGAGCATCCCAACGTCACGGCTGCGATGTTCGGCATCGACGTCAATTACCTGCAGGTCAAGGTCGCCGAAGGTGCGTTGCTGCCCACGATGACGATCCAGGCATCGGCCACACAGGCCAACGAACAGTCCTTGATTTCGTTGCGCTCGTTCAACGCATCCGCGATCGCGCAGCTCTCGGTGCCGATCTATCAGGGCGGCAGTGAATACGCGCTGATCCGCCAGTCCAAGGAAAACCTGGCGCAGCAGCGACTCAACCTCGAAACGACCCGCGACCAGACCC from the Bradyrhizobium sp. WBAH42 genome contains:
- a CDS encoding protein-L-isoaspartate O-methyltransferase; amino-acid sequence: MSGFSTARQKMVDGQVRTNDVTDRRVLDAMLTVPREAFVPAGRQALAYLDLDLDVSEGTAKRFLIKPALTGKLLQAAEIGEGDNVLVVGCATGYLAALAAKLARQVTATECDSALAAKAGDAFTAQGLANVACKAAACTDGDPAAAPYDVIVLNGAAEVLPEALLGQLKEGGRLVGVSAESRPRRAVIVTRTHGEFGHRALFDAAAPVLPGLERAAAFVF
- a CDS encoding TolC family outer membrane protein, giving the protein MHGVKLFTGAAVSVLLLALAGPTPALADTIDGALVRAYQNNPQLNAQRAQVRSTDENVPQALSGYRPRVSMTASGGYQYQDLQSGVGTNSIHGTTLPRSAGITASQTLYNGNQTANRTRAAESQVSGAREALRSLDQSVLLQAATTYMDYLRDAATLEVQRSNVRVLEQTLKQTRDRFNVGEVTRTDVAQSEAQLAAGRTQALTAEANLTTTRANFRRIIGNEPANLAPGSPVDRFLPATLAAAIELGLIEHPNVTAAMFGIDVNYLQVKVAEGALLPTMTIQASATQANEQSLISLRSFNASAIAQLSVPIYQGGSEYALIRQSKENLAQQRLNLETTRDQTRATVVQWWGSLQATKAQVQSAQAQVAASEIALNGVREEAKAGQRTTLDVLNAQQALVNARVALVTAQHDRVVASYNVLAAVGRLSPQVLGLATTVYDPSVHYHQVRDSWAGVRTPDGR
- a CDS encoding flotillin family protein, giving the protein MFDIAVPAVIGVALIVVLGIVFTILYKRATRDEAFVRTGLGGKKVVLDGGAMILPIFHSYASVNLKTLRLTVERKERESLITKDRLRVDIVAEFYVRVRPDEESIALASQTLGALTNDAEALRNQVEAKFVDGLRSVAATMSILELQEKRSDFVKHVQSTVESDVKSNGLELESVSLTKLDQTDVKFFNPENFFDAEGLTQLKTVTETRRRDRNAIVRDNEVAIAQKDLEARQQTLGIERTKKEAELSQERDIANKTASTRAEVATATQTARLTEENARIDTDRAVAEKEAGAKQVKETAVIESDLAINKRKTDAQREIQIATQENEIQIAAKSKQTSEAVAEAKAAEALAVSAEEKVVTARAVEVADRARLTQVLAARTEAERKSTELIVAAEAEKKASLDRAEAVKTLATAEAESNKIKAVGVRNIGEAEAAVITMKNEAQNKLGSNVIDFEIAKKRIETMPSALAEMVKPIANLKDVRILHTGGAFGGNGAGGGNVGFGEGLAGELLKVHALRPMIDEILRQSGFAPGDDPVKALVGAVTGKSNGAAVPAPVPEKTSPAEL